Proteins found in one Vallitalea guaymasensis genomic segment:
- a CDS encoding non-ribosomal peptide synthetase, whose product MADTILDSSRQLNRLLEEFNETDVPYDRNQRINERFDEMVELYPNRCALRYKHREYTYYELKRLAENIAYSLHAQGIEKGSAVGIYMERSDEYIISIVGILKHNCTFIPLSKLYPIARINTILQVSDAKALIVKENEHINANKINNRVFNYAELSNGYIEKEKSKEKESEEKNELAYIIFTSGTTGQPKGIGIRHYSIINLINSMKDRLLPDDIERRIAVVAPFVFDASLGQVFLALLTGNALEVVPDEIKLSCRLLDKFFRENNIYCTDMTPTRLDLQVEYYNELNDNEYYPIPYILCAGEALPISLARRFFKHKKSYQSKIMNYYGPSETCVYSTVFEINNDNIYNMDKMLIGKPIYNTKLYIMDEQLNLCPIGVEGDLYIGGDGLSNGYIKQPKLTKEAFITNSYDESQLIYKTGDIARWTSDGYVEYIGRNDEQIKLRGYRIELSEIESKMEELEGIIRAKTIVVSEGKKRFIAAYYTSNADWTLKRMEDSLREVLPYYMIPSYFVPVEGFKENVNGKLDKNVLPDYKAYSLKPREKELQVNSFYEEFLDICKDVLEISELSLNDNFHRVGGDSLIVFQLNKYVYDKWGVVLDIYDIFRSDSIMEIAAGIEAKLDDTPIYEKVEKTNTDNLEVTKMQEILIESEPEIKIRHERQNIKTIPPYNMVYKIKSDKYINHESIENALNKVIHRHEMFRTTFKSQGKKYRMQLNDPTNIKYFRYIEANTSIKNIDITDYAIEFNIEKLPLLQLILLEDRDGQQIMVFNVHHLVFDMYSLRIFIKDLFAYYNNLELPAIKNNAYHYFDQMKNNKNQKSVAFWKKYLAGRPSSQCIGSDKTNGPMEAQSNERFLVRYFFIDSQRIKRLRDTCEQLGITEFNFFTGAFSILLSSYINKKDIIFGTYVMGRDDETYTESPVIGLFTKFVPLRYIIDEELSIEEFLIKYRKEFIDVFKHGNLCLDDLYGSMNFVDLIVGELFNIVFNFISDYSTKIKHDNRLITTIETPNTPEVYPIYFTGVSNNKNVRFEIKYKERLYSREFIDGIEKRYIRILEWMFNNMDKKISELFVSEGIYENINFKRKS is encoded by the coding sequence ATGGCTGATACTATATTGGATTCATCAAGACAATTAAATAGGCTATTGGAAGAATTCAATGAGACTGATGTGCCTTATGATAGAAATCAAAGAATAAATGAGCGTTTTGATGAAATGGTAGAATTGTATCCTAATAGATGTGCCTTAAGATATAAACATAGGGAATACACTTACTATGAACTAAAAAGGTTGGCTGAGAATATAGCTTATAGCCTTCATGCTCAAGGTATAGAAAAAGGCAGTGCAGTTGGAATATATATGGAAAGATCAGATGAGTATATCATATCCATAGTAGGTATACTTAAGCATAATTGTACGTTCATACCTCTAAGTAAGTTGTATCCAATTGCTAGAATCAATACAATTCTTCAAGTAAGTGATGCAAAAGCGCTTATTGTTAAGGAGAATGAACATATTAATGCTAATAAGATCAATAATAGGGTTTTTAATTATGCTGAGCTGTCCAATGGTTATATTGAGAAAGAAAAATCAAAGGAGAAAGAATCGGAAGAAAAGAATGAATTAGCCTATATTATTTTCACGTCAGGTACTACTGGGCAACCAAAAGGTATTGGTATAAGGCATTACAGCATAATAAACTTGATCAATTCTATGAAAGATAGATTATTACCTGATGATATTGAGAGAAGAATAGCAGTTGTAGCTCCCTTTGTATTTGATGCATCTCTAGGGCAGGTTTTTCTTGCTTTATTGACAGGTAATGCACTAGAGGTTGTACCAGATGAAATAAAACTGTCTTGCAGGTTGTTGGATAAGTTTTTTCGTGAAAATAATATATATTGTACGGATATGACTCCTACTAGATTAGATTTACAGGTAGAATATTATAATGAGCTGAATGATAATGAATATTATCCTATACCCTATATTCTATGTGCAGGAGAAGCTTTACCAATATCTCTTGCTAGAAGATTCTTTAAACATAAAAAAAGTTACCAAAGTAAGATTATGAATTATTATGGTCCTTCAGAGACTTGTGTTTATTCCACAGTGTTTGAAATCAACAATGATAATATTTATAACATGGATAAAATGTTGATTGGTAAGCCTATATATAATACTAAGCTATATATTATGGATGAACAATTGAATTTGTGTCCTATAGGTGTTGAAGGTGACTTGTATATTGGAGGGGATGGTCTATCCAATGGGTATATCAAACAACCAAAGCTAACGAAAGAAGCATTCATTACTAATTCATACGATGAATCTCAATTAATATATAAGACAGGTGATATAGCAAGATGGACAAGTGATGGATATGTGGAATACATAGGCAGAAATGATGAACAGATCAAATTAAGAGGATATAGGATTGAACTATCAGAAATAGAATCCAAGATGGAGGAACTTGAAGGTATTATACGTGCTAAAACAATAGTTGTCAGTGAAGGCAAAAAAAGATTCATTGCAGCTTATTATACGTCAAATGCCGATTGGACTCTTAAACGAATGGAAGATTCTCTTAGAGAAGTCTTGCCCTATTATATGATTCCATCATACTTCGTACCAGTTGAAGGGTTTAAGGAGAATGTAAATGGCAAGTTGGATAAAAATGTTTTGCCAGATTATAAGGCATATTCTTTGAAACCAAGAGAAAAAGAACTGCAAGTGAACAGTTTTTATGAAGAGTTCTTAGATATATGTAAAGATGTTTTGGAAATAAGTGAATTATCCCTTAATGATAATTTCCATAGAGTTGGCGGCGATTCATTGATTGTATTTCAATTGAACAAGTATGTGTACGATAAATGGGGAGTGGTCCTTGATATATACGATATTTTCAGAAGTGATAGTATCATGGAGATTGCGGCAGGCATTGAGGCTAAATTGGATGATACGCCAATATATGAAAAAGTTGAAAAAACTAATACCGATAATCTAGAAGTAACTAAAATGCAGGAAATATTAATAGAGAGTGAACCAGAAATAAAAATAAGACATGAACGACAAAATATAAAGACTATACCACCGTATAATATGGTGTATAAAATAAAATCTGATAAATATATTAATCATGAATCTATTGAAAATGCATTAAACAAGGTGATTCATAGGCATGAAATGTTTAGGACAACCTTCAAATCTCAAGGCAAAAAATATAGAATGCAACTTAATGATCCAACAAATATTAAATACTTTAGATATATTGAAGCAAACACATCCATTAAAAATATTGATATCACTGATTATGCTATTGAATTCAATATTGAAAAACTGCCATTGCTTCAGTTGATATTATTGGAAGATAGGGATGGACAACAAATTATGGTATTTAATGTACACCATCTAGTATTTGATATGTATTCACTAAGAATATTCATTAAAGATTTATTTGCCTATTATAATAACTTAGAATTACCTGCTATCAAAAATAATGCCTATCATTATTTTGACCAGATGAAAAATAATAAGAATCAAAAAAGTGTAGCTTTCTGGAAGAAATATCTGGCAGGTAGACCAAGTTCACAATGCATAGGATCAGATAAAACCAACGGACCTATGGAGGCACAGAGTAATGAAAGATTTTTGGTAAGATATTTTTTCATAGATAGCCAGCGTATAAAAAGATTGAGGGATACTTGTGAACAACTAGGTATTACAGAGTTCAATTTTTTTACAGGTGCTTTTTCCATATTACTTAGTTCTTATATCAATAAAAAGGATATAATTTTTGGTACATATGTAATGGGAAGAGATGATGAAACTTATACTGAATCACCTGTTATAGGATTGTTCACTAAATTTGTTCCATTGAGATATATTATTGATGAAGAATTGAGTATTGAAGAATTCTTAATTAAATATAGAAAAGAATTCATAGATGTATTCAAGCATGGTAATCTGTGTTTGGATGATCTGTATGGAAGTATGAATTTTGTAGATCTCATAGTCGGAGAGTTATTCAACATAGTATTTAATTTCATTTCGGATTATAGTACAAAAATAAAACATGATAACAGATTGATAACAACTATAGAAACTCCTAATACACCTGAGGTATATCCTATTTATTTTACAGGTGTGTCTAACAATAAGAATGTACGATTTGAGATAAAATACAAGGAAAGATTGTATTCCAGAGAGTTCATAGATGGAATAGAGAAGCGTTATATTAGGATTCTAGAGTGGATGTTTAACAATATGGACAAAAAGATAAGTGAGCTTTTTGTAAGTGAGGGTATATATGAAAATATTAATTTTAAACGGAAGTCCTAG
- a CDS encoding flavodoxin family protein, translated as MKILILNGSPRASESKTLKIASSFTKGLNYKNEHEVEIVNIYDCNINYCKGCYYCWNNEPGVCVIKDDMTTLIEKFLDADIVIWCFPIYAFGMPSKLKLYLERLLPIDLPTMLERNDGGCVHAHRYKRAHHKYVMICSCGFYSKTNNCEAVIEQFRILYGEKVTKIICTESELFNISSYKVKIDRYLDSIEKAGVEYCNQGSISEETKLLLSKIVSPELYMRVANESWGID; from the coding sequence ATGAAAATATTAATTTTAAACGGAAGTCCTAGAGCAAGTGAAAGCAAAACCCTAAAGATTGCATCTAGTTTTACAAAGGGACTTAATTACAAAAATGAACATGAAGTTGAAATAGTAAATATATATGATTGCAATATCAACTATTGTAAAGGCTGTTATTATTGTTGGAACAATGAACCAGGTGTATGTGTGATAAAAGATGATATGACTACATTAATAGAGAAATTTTTGGATGCTGACATAGTCATATGGTGTTTCCCTATATATGCCTTTGGAATGCCATCTAAGTTGAAATTGTACTTGGAAAGGTTGTTGCCCATAGATTTACCTACTATGTTAGAACGTAATGATGGAGGTTGTGTACATGCACATAGGTATAAGAGGGCGCACCATAAGTATGTAATGATATGTTCATGTGGTTTTTATTCTAAGACCAATAATTGTGAAGCGGTTATTGAACAATTCCGTATTTTATATGGAGAAAAAGTCACTAAGATCATATGTACAGAAAGTGAACTGTTCAATATATCTTCATACAAAGTAAAGATAGACAGATATTTGGATTCTATAGAAAAAGCTGGAGTGGAATATTGTAATCAAGGTTCTATATCAGAAGAAACAAAATTGTTATTATCCAAGATTGTGTCCCCTGAGCTATACATGAGAGTAGCTAATGAAAGCTGGGGAATTGATTAA